In the genome of Candidatus Binatia bacterium, one region contains:
- the rplX gene encoding 50S ribosomal protein L24, producing the protein MRATIRKNDTVMVIAGRDRGKTGKVLRVFPERERVTVERLNMVKRHSKARGPQTAAGIVEKEAPIHRSNLMIMCDKCNAPVRMGKRRLEDGRSVRVCRACNEQLDR; encoded by the coding sequence ATGCGCGCAACGATCCGCAAAAACGACACGGTGATGGTCATCGCCGGACGAGACCGCGGCAAGACCGGTAAGGTGCTCCGCGTCTTTCCCGAGCGCGAGCGGGTGACCGTCGAGCGCTTGAACATGGTGAAGCGCCACTCCAAGGCCCGTGGGCCGCAGACGGCAGCGGGAATCGTGGAGAAAGAGGCGCCCATTCATCGCTCCAACCTCATGATTATGTGCGACAAGTGCAATGCCCCCGTGCGCATGGGCAAGCGCCGCCTCGAAGACGGCCGCAGCGTGCGAGTCTGTCGGGCATGCAACGAACAGCTCGATCGGTGA
- the rpmC gene encoding 50S ribosomal protein L29 — MRPRELRDLSDAELEVKERELRESLFLLRLRHRTNQLESPARLEQTRRDIARVRTIQRQRRQPAGA, encoded by the coding sequence ATGCGGCCGCGTGAGTTGCGTGATCTGAGCGACGCCGAGCTCGAAGTTAAGGAGCGCGAACTGCGCGAGTCGCTGTTTCTCTTGCGGCTCCGCCACCGCACCAATCAACTCGAAAGCCCGGCCCGACTGGAACAGACCAGACGAGATATCGCGCGGGTGCGCACGATACAACGACAGCGACGGCAGCCGGCCGGCGCGTGA
- the rplP gene encoding 50S ribosomal protein L16: MLAPKKVKYRKQQKGRRPGLAWRGSALAFGDFGLQATERGWVTARELEAARVALTRHIKRGGRVWIRVFPDKPLTKKPAETRMGKGKGSPEIWVVVVKPGRMLFEMEGVSPEVAREAFRLAAHKLSIPTQYRERHASGGGGHAAA; this comes from the coding sequence ATGCTGGCACCGAAAAAGGTCAAGTACCGCAAGCAGCAGAAGGGGCGCCGGCCGGGCCTCGCCTGGCGAGGCTCTGCGCTCGCCTTTGGCGACTTCGGCCTGCAGGCCACCGAGCGTGGCTGGGTCACGGCACGCGAGCTGGAAGCGGCACGCGTCGCCCTGACCAGGCATATCAAACGCGGCGGTCGCGTCTGGATCCGCGTCTTCCCCGATAAGCCGCTCACCAAGAAGCCTGCGGAAACGCGCATGGGCAAGGGGAAGGGGTCGCCGGAGATCTGGGTGGTCGTCGTCAAGCCGGGACGCATGCTCTTCGAGATGGAAGGCGTGTCCCCGGAAGTTGCCCGCGAGGCCTTCCGTCTCGCGGCGCACAAGCTCTCGATTCCAACGCAGTACCGGGAACGACATGCCAGTGGCGGAGGTGGTCATGCGGCCGCGTGA
- the rplV gene encoding 50S ribosomal protein L22 encodes MEARAVSRHLRIAPRKARLVVDLIRGKSVGEALMILDFVPKKAARMVTKTLKSVVANAEQAQRVDVDALYVRSATVDGGATLKRFLPRAHGRATPLRKRTSHITIVVGERTRGA; translated from the coding sequence ATGGAAGCACGAGCCGTAAGCCGACACCTGCGCATTGCGCCCCGCAAGGCCCGCCTGGTCGTGGACCTCATCCGTGGCAAGAGCGTGGGCGAAGCTCTGATGATACTGGATTTCGTGCCGAAGAAGGCCGCCCGAATGGTAACCAAGACGCTTAAGTCGGTGGTTGCCAATGCCGAACAGGCACAGCGGGTGGACGTCGACGCGCTTTACGTCCGGTCGGCGACGGTCGACGGCGGCGCAACGCTGAAGCGCTTCCTGCCGCGCGCCCATGGACGCGCGACACCGCTGCGCAAGCGCACCAGCCACATAACGATCGTCGTCGGCGAGCGGACGCGCGGCGCCTAG
- the rpsC gene encoding 30S ribosomal protein S3 — protein sequence MGQKVHPKGFRLGVIEAWDSKWFGRRDYADLLHEDLRLRKFLKDRLYHAGISKVEIERAANKAKINIYTARPGIVIGKKGAEIDKLKSEIAKITKRESFINIHEVRRPDVDAQLVAENVALQLERRVAFRRAMKEAVGRAMRMGALGVKVQCAGRLGGAEIARTEWYREGRVPLHTLRADISYGFAQAKTTYGVIGIKAWIFRGEVLTRDEDKQKAAAGA from the coding sequence ATGGGTCAGAAGGTCCACCCAAAAGGATTTCGCCTCGGGGTTATCGAGGCCTGGGATTCCAAGTGGTTCGGCCGGCGCGACTACGCCGACCTGCTCCACGAGGACCTGCGGCTGCGGAAGTTCCTCAAGGATCGTCTCTACCACGCGGGCATCTCCAAGGTGGAGATCGAACGGGCGGCGAACAAAGCGAAAATCAACATCTACACCGCTCGCCCGGGCATCGTGATCGGAAAGAAAGGCGCCGAAATCGATAAGCTCAAAAGCGAAATCGCCAAAATCACCAAACGCGAATCGTTCATCAATATCCACGAGGTCCGCAGGCCGGATGTCGACGCGCAGCTCGTCGCTGAGAACGTGGCGCTGCAGCTCGAACGCCGCGTTGCCTTCCGGCGCGCCATGAAGGAAGCCGTGGGCCGCGCCATGCGCATGGGCGCCCTCGGGGTCAAGGTGCAGTGCGCCGGCCGGCTCGGCGGCGCCGAGATCGCCCGGACCGAGTGGTACCGCGAGGGGCGCGTGCCGTTGCACACGCTGCGCGCCGACATCAGTTACGGGTTCGCGCAGGCGAAGACGACGTACGGGGTCATCGGTATCAAGGCGTGGATCTTCCGCGGCGAGGTGCTGACCCGAGACGAGGACAAGCAGAAGGCCGCAGCCGGGGCGTAA
- the rplN gene encoding 50S ribosomal protein L14 encodes MVQSETILDVADNSGARKVLCIKVLGGSRRRYASLGDIIVVSVKEAIPNAKVKKGDVMKAVIVRTTKEVGRPDGSYIKFDSNSAVLIDNQREPVGTRIFGPVARELRAKRFMKILSLAPEVI; translated from the coding sequence ATGGTGCAGTCGGAAACGATCCTCGACGTGGCGGACAACTCGGGAGCGCGCAAGGTGCTGTGCATCAAGGTGCTCGGCGGCTCACGGCGCAGGTACGCCTCGCTCGGCGATATCATCGTCGTGTCGGTCAAGGAGGCGATCCCAAACGCGAAAGTCAAGAAGGGCGACGTCATGAAGGCGGTGATTGTCCGGACCACCAAGGAAGTGGGCCGGCCGGACGGGTCGTACATCAAGTTCGATTCCAACTCCGCCGTCCTGATCGACAACCAGCGTGAACCCGTCGGTACCCGTATCTTCGGACCGGTGGCGCGCGAGCTGCGGGCCAAGCGGTTCATGAAGATTCTCTCGCTGGCGCCCGAGGTGATCTGA
- the rplE gene encoding 50S ribosomal protein L5 — MATRLRERYESEILPRLIKERGYANRFQVPRLEKIVINIGLGEAIQNAKAMDAATSELAAITGQKPVVTKARKAIANFKLRAGMPIGCMVTLRGARMYEFFDRLVNVALPRVRDFKGVSERAFDGRGNYALGVREQIIFPEIDLDKVEKVRGLTVCITTTAKTDADGRALLQALGMPFRS, encoded by the coding sequence ATGGCAACCCGTTTGCGTGAACGCTACGAGAGCGAGATCCTGCCGCGGCTGATAAAGGAACGCGGGTACGCCAACCGCTTCCAGGTGCCACGGCTGGAAAAGATCGTCATCAACATCGGCCTCGGCGAGGCGATTCAGAACGCCAAGGCCATGGACGCGGCGACCTCCGAGCTTGCCGCCATAACCGGGCAGAAGCCGGTGGTGACGAAAGCGCGCAAGGCGATCGCTAACTTCAAGCTGCGCGCCGGTATGCCCATCGGTTGCATGGTCACCCTGCGCGGCGCCCGTATGTACGAGTTCTTCGATCGCCTCGTGAACGTCGCCCTGCCCCGCGTGCGCGATTTCAAGGGCGTCTCGGAACGCGCCTTCGACGGGCGCGGCAACTACGCGCTGGGCGTGCGCGAACAGATCATTTTTCCCGAGATCGATCTCGACAAGGTCGAGAAAGTTCGCGGGTTGACGGTGTGTATAACGACAACGGCCAAGACGGATGCGGACGGCCGGGCCCTCC
- the rpsQ gene encoding 30S ribosomal protein S17, giving the protein MRGKAKTREGVVLSDKMDKTVVVAVERLVQHPKYKKYLKRRDKVKAHDEQNRCGVGDRVLIAETRPLSRDKRWTVRTVLVKAE; this is encoded by the coding sequence ATGCGTGGCAAAGCGAAAACCAGGGAAGGGGTCGTCCTCAGCGACAAGATGGACAAAACCGTCGTCGTCGCGGTCGAGCGCCTCGTCCAGCACCCTAAGTACAAGAAATACCTCAAGCGACGCGACAAGGTGAAAGCGCACGACGAGCAGAACCGCTGCGGCGTGGGCGACCGGGTCTTGATCGCGGAAACTCGTCCCCTCAGCCGGGACAAGCGATGGACGGTGCGTACCGTCCTCGTCAAGGCGGAGTGA